The Lycium ferocissimum isolate CSIRO_LF1 chromosome 10, AGI_CSIRO_Lferr_CH_V1, whole genome shotgun sequence genome window below encodes:
- the LOC132033973 gene encoding uncharacterized protein LOC132033973, with the protein MGDKKKAGALFVRLVSAAGTGFFYVKKKTKKLQTSQTKLEFRKFDPRVNRHVLFKEEKMK; encoded by the coding sequence ATGGGTGACAAGAAGAAGGCTGGAGCTCTTTTTGTGAGGCTTGTTTCAGCTGCTGGAACTGGATTCTTCTATGTaaagaagaaaaccaaaaaactTCAGACGAGTCAGACGAAGCTTGAATTTAGAAAGTTTGATCCTCGTGTCAATCGTCATGTTTTGTTCaaggaagaaaagatgaagTGA